A part of Corynebacterium afermentans subsp. lipophilum genomic DNA contains:
- a CDS encoding glycosyltransferase has protein sequence MTRRVEQNSQGEHYSSDRRVLLISSNGAGLGHLTRLAAISRFLNGQSLIYTLSSAYHVLGKSSKEIVYFPSYGDIGIDGAVWNPLMKAHLGAVIKGFRPDIIIFDGTYVYRGVTAVARQAGVPLIWLQRGCWQPNVLRKSVQRQNPESYVDGIVVPRDYGCREPEGDRQGALEPCYVNPVTLLGRDELLDRVEARRQLGLPQDKRLFLVQVGAGVLNDTNHLKASAIAAVRGLGAEWEPVLVANPLKKDFELERHDVLTFSAYPVLKYLKAFDAAILAAGYNSVQESVVSELPAIFVPNLHTKTDDQVRRAKGMADKGLGMIATTVNEIETSVIELGKKDIRVTISRALFDAGLSNGAEEVEAVLERY, from the coding sequence ATGACTCGGCGCGTTGAGCAGAACAGTCAGGGAGAACACTATTCCTCAGATCGTCGAGTGCTGTTGATTAGTAGTAATGGCGCCGGTTTGGGGCATCTAACTCGCCTCGCGGCGATCTCCCGCTTCCTAAATGGGCAGAGTCTTATATATACACTTTCGAGCGCCTATCACGTGTTAGGCAAGAGCTCAAAGGAGATTGTCTATTTCCCTTCCTATGGCGATATTGGGATCGATGGGGCGGTTTGGAACCCTTTGATGAAAGCTCATTTGGGAGCGGTAATTAAGGGGTTCCGGCCGGATATAATCATTTTCGACGGTACCTATGTTTACCGGGGCGTTACCGCTGTGGCACGTCAGGCGGGTGTGCCACTTATATGGCTGCAGAGAGGCTGTTGGCAGCCCAACGTGCTAAGAAAAAGCGTGCAACGGCAGAATCCCGAGAGTTACGTCGATGGAATCGTAGTGCCTCGTGACTACGGCTGTCGGGAGCCCGAAGGGGACAGGCAGGGAGCATTGGAACCCTGCTATGTGAATCCGGTAACGCTTCTTGGGCGAGATGAGTTGCTAGATCGAGTCGAGGCTCGGCGCCAGTTGGGCCTACCACAAGATAAGCGACTCTTCTTAGTGCAGGTTGGTGCCGGTGTTTTGAACGACACTAACCATTTGAAAGCCTCTGCGATCGCTGCTGTTCGGGGACTGGGCGCGGAATGGGAACCAGTTCTAGTTGCAAACCCTTTAAAAAAGGACTTCGAATTAGAGCGACATGATGTGCTGACGTTTAGCGCATATCCAGTCCTCAAATACCTTAAAGCTTTCGACGCCGCAATTCTTGCTGCGGGCTACAACTCCGTACAAGAGAGCGTCGTATCAGAGTTGCCGGCGATATTTGTTCCTAATCTTCATACAAAGACCGATGACCAAGTGCGAAGAGCGAAGGGAATGGCCGATAAGGGCCTTGGCATGATTGCAACCACCGTGAATGAAATCGAAACCTCTGTAATTGAGTTAGGAAAGAAGGATATTCGTGTGACGATTTCCCGTGCGTTGTTCGATGCTGGATTGAGCAACGGAGCTGAAGAAGTTGAAGCTGTTTTAGAGCGATATTAA
- a CDS encoding glycosyltransferase: MNKDNLLLDYAKISSRRRGAAIATARRAQADSYLDILATEATGQPTTWSRLRGDLLRAFTEGGMGRISSLIRRKLKPVVIAELGNYLLLASTDEDERRVGLAILRATLEVLPFDRSVQKWRRNCVQALILRERDNEALALLNKWKETDKFERGYLRAELKNPFRFGNGRPNPTGDLDEWLNNFNRRFSADGVAPVELALSEKKPFDRLFARAEKAHVEVAKSKPLVTVVMTSYQPNRDELETSVRSILNQTISDLELIIVDDASGPDYDQLFEEVATWDDRIRLVRMPENGGTYACRNHGLSLASGEFYTGQDDDDWSHPQRLEHQLRFMMDNPSVPACKVSAVRCGENLGRVFLGYNYRSANASSLMARVELMRRLGGFMPVRKAADTELAKRIEIETGNAVATINKPLSIVRILEDSLSRSDFAAGWSHPTRDSYKSAYNLWHSTAEKQQLRLNTEGQQSVPVFAPRRIRGAVGDTETTYDVVLAGDWKKYGGPQKSMLEELKALTGAGYSVGILHLEAARFMSTRSADLNEPIQTLLNEGVVEQVFYDEVASVKLLVLRYPPILQFPPNEASKLEVERMVVLANQAPSEKDGSDIRYLVPDCLKNARFMFRSEVLWAPQGPQVRKAIEPYLNDSELCNFDLPGIVDPEEWAKSSINFNGQKVPVIGRHSRDDRMKWPESREDILAAYPADGTVKVRAMGGWNTVFKILGRKKTPDNWELLQRDEEDVRSFLHSLDFYVFYQHSSAIEAFGRSILEAIASDLVVILPPHYEEVFGEAAVYCAPTEVKEVINYYRQNADKYFAQVDKSRDVLAKNFTHEAHVSKIQMLLSESETAYSVS; this comes from the coding sequence TTGAACAAAGACAACCTGTTGCTCGACTACGCGAAAATTTCCTCTAGGCGCCGAGGCGCTGCAATTGCTACTGCGAGGAGGGCGCAAGCGGACAGCTACCTCGATATTTTGGCTACTGAAGCGACAGGCCAGCCCACTACTTGGTCTCGGTTGCGCGGTGATCTTTTGCGTGCATTCACTGAAGGTGGAATGGGCAGGATCAGCTCCCTCATCCGGCGGAAGCTTAAACCGGTCGTTATAGCTGAATTGGGAAACTATCTCCTTCTTGCTAGTACAGACGAAGATGAAAGAAGGGTCGGCCTCGCAATTCTTCGTGCGACTCTAGAGGTTCTGCCGTTTGATCGCTCGGTACAAAAGTGGCGGCGTAATTGTGTCCAAGCTCTAATTCTTCGCGAAAGAGACAACGAGGCACTTGCCCTCTTAAATAAATGGAAGGAGACCGATAAATTCGAAAGAGGGTACCTCAGAGCTGAACTGAAGAACCCGTTCAGATTTGGGAATGGGAGACCAAATCCAACTGGAGATTTGGACGAATGGCTGAATAATTTCAATCGGCGATTCTCGGCCGATGGGGTGGCACCGGTAGAACTCGCCTTATCTGAAAAGAAGCCTTTCGACCGGCTCTTTGCAAGAGCTGAAAAGGCTCACGTGGAGGTAGCAAAGTCGAAACCATTAGTTACGGTGGTTATGACTTCATACCAGCCAAATCGCGATGAGCTTGAAACTTCAGTTCGTTCAATTTTAAACCAGACAATTTCCGATCTTGAGCTAATCATCGTTGATGATGCGTCGGGGCCCGATTATGACCAGTTATTTGAAGAAGTTGCTACTTGGGACGATCGAATTCGTTTAGTGCGGATGCCCGAGAATGGGGGAACTTACGCTTGCCGTAATCACGGCCTTTCACTCGCTAGCGGGGAGTTTTACACTGGGCAAGACGATGATGATTGGTCACATCCGCAACGCCTAGAGCACCAGCTTCGTTTCATGATGGATAACCCCAGTGTGCCTGCTTGCAAAGTAAGTGCAGTTCGCTGCGGTGAGAATCTCGGACGAGTATTCCTTGGCTACAACTATCGTTCCGCTAACGCATCTTCACTTATGGCTCGAGTTGAGCTTATGCGCCGCTTGGGTGGGTTTATGCCTGTTCGAAAGGCGGCGGATACGGAACTCGCGAAGCGAATCGAGATCGAGACTGGCAACGCGGTGGCCACGATCAACAAGCCACTTAGCATTGTGCGTATCCTGGAGGATTCTCTTTCGAGGAGTGATTTTGCAGCGGGTTGGAGTCATCCAACCCGAGACAGCTACAAGTCGGCCTATAATCTGTGGCACTCAACGGCAGAAAAGCAGCAATTACGACTGAATACTGAAGGCCAGCAGTCTGTCCCGGTGTTTGCCCCACGTCGCATTCGTGGTGCGGTCGGTGATACTGAAACTACCTATGACGTTGTACTGGCTGGCGATTGGAAAAAGTACGGTGGCCCTCAAAAATCTATGCTAGAGGAGCTAAAAGCTCTTACCGGGGCAGGGTACAGCGTGGGCATCCTGCATCTGGAAGCTGCTCGCTTTATGAGCACTCGATCAGCGGATTTGAATGAGCCGATTCAAACGCTTTTGAACGAGGGCGTAGTCGAGCAGGTCTTCTATGACGAGGTGGCTTCAGTGAAACTACTTGTACTGCGCTATCCGCCGATCCTACAGTTCCCTCCGAACGAAGCATCGAAATTGGAGGTTGAAAGGATGGTAGTTCTAGCAAATCAGGCACCGTCGGAGAAGGACGGGTCCGACATTAGATACCTGGTGCCGGATTGTCTAAAAAACGCTCGGTTTATGTTTCGCTCTGAAGTCTTGTGGGCACCTCAAGGCCCCCAAGTCCGCAAAGCGATTGAACCGTACCTAAACGATTCAGAACTATGTAATTTCGATCTCCCCGGAATCGTTGATCCGGAGGAATGGGCAAAGTCCTCCATCAATTTCAATGGTCAAAAGGTTCCTGTCATCGGCCGCCATTCCCGTGATGATCGTATGAAGTGGCCAGAGTCTCGTGAGGACATACTGGCGGCGTATCCAGCCGATGGCACAGTTAAAGTACGCGCGATGGGCGGATGGAATACGGTTTTCAAAATCCTAGGCAGAAAGAAAACTCCTGATAACTGGGAACTGCTGCAACGCGATGAAGAAGATGTTAGGTCTTTCCTGCATTCGTTAGACTTTTATGTTTTCTACCAACACTCGAGTGCGATCGAGGCTTTTGGTAGGTCCATTCTTGAGGCGATCGCATCTGACTTGGTAGTGATCTTGCCGCCTCATTACGAAGAAGTTTTTGGCGAAGCAGCTGTCTACTGCGCACCCACCGAGGTCAAGGAAGTTATTAACTATTATAGGCAAAATGCTGATAAATACTTCGCGCAAGTAGACAAGTCGAGAGATGTCTTGGCGAAGAACTTCACCCACGAAGCGCACGTAAGCAAAATTCAGATGCTTCTGAGCGAGTCAGAAACGGCTTATTCTGTCTCTTAA
- a CDS encoding nucleotide sugar dehydrogenase encodes MSEGNSRASVCVVGLGYIGLPTAVVLAKATGNVVGYEIDDEKRQVILGGRAPFKEKGLDTALQEVLEASSLTVAETLPEANCFIVAVPTPIDGDKNVDLAYLNSAIENVSRRLQGDELIVIESTCPPGTTQKVRSWVLEARPDLSSQIESDSIQFAYCPERVLPGNILFEITENDRIVGGLTGAAAERANALYESFCRGTIHLTDATTAEITKLAENTFRDINIAFANELETISRDLGTDAWEVISLANQHPRVNILKPGPGVGGHCIAVDPWFLAAASASSTPVIEAARMVNDAKPGQVVSRVVGAIEPDAVVSILVLGITFKENVDDVRESPAVKVVSALARELPSSQILVVDPMAAELPDCLRAATNVRFSAEVPGVFQDFDVVVGLVAHDDFRSIRTADFGEAIVVDTRNMF; translated from the coding sequence GTGAGTGAAGGAAACAGCCGAGCTTCCGTTTGCGTCGTCGGGCTCGGTTATATCGGCTTGCCAACAGCGGTTGTGTTGGCGAAAGCTACTGGGAACGTTGTCGGCTACGAGATCGATGATGAAAAACGTCAAGTCATTCTCGGCGGGCGGGCGCCGTTTAAGGAAAAAGGCCTGGATACAGCACTTCAAGAAGTACTTGAAGCCAGCTCCCTCACAGTCGCGGAGACGCTCCCTGAGGCGAACTGCTTCATCGTGGCGGTACCAACGCCGATTGATGGGGACAAGAATGTCGATTTGGCGTATTTGAATTCAGCGATCGAGAACGTTAGTAGACGCCTGCAAGGCGATGAGCTGATCGTGATTGAATCAACCTGTCCACCTGGCACGACTCAGAAGGTCCGAAGTTGGGTTCTTGAGGCTCGTCCTGATCTCAGCAGTCAAATTGAAAGTGATTCTATCCAATTCGCTTACTGCCCCGAGCGGGTTTTACCAGGTAATATACTTTTCGAAATTACCGAGAATGACCGGATTGTAGGCGGACTTACGGGGGCAGCTGCTGAGCGGGCAAACGCGTTGTATGAATCGTTCTGCCGCGGAACGATTCATCTTACGGATGCGACAACTGCAGAAATTACAAAACTTGCAGAGAACACTTTCCGCGATATCAACATCGCGTTTGCAAATGAACTCGAAACTATATCTCGGGATTTGGGGACCGATGCATGGGAGGTGATTTCTCTGGCAAATCAACACCCCCGTGTGAACATTTTGAAACCTGGCCCGGGAGTTGGCGGGCACTGTATCGCAGTTGATCCGTGGTTCTTGGCGGCCGCTTCGGCGTCCTCTACTCCGGTGATTGAGGCAGCGAGGATGGTCAATGATGCGAAGCCCGGGCAGGTCGTAAGCCGCGTCGTTGGCGCCATTGAACCCGACGCTGTCGTTTCAATACTTGTGCTCGGAATCACGTTTAAAGAAAACGTCGACGATGTCAGGGAGTCTCCCGCCGTCAAAGTTGTTTCAGCGCTTGCGCGGGAACTACCTAGCAGTCAGATTCTCGTGGTTGATCCGATGGCGGCTGAGCTTCCGGATTGTTTGAGAGCAGCTACAAACGTGCGGTTCAGTGCCGAGGTCCCCGGTGTTTTCCAGGACTTCGATGTTGTTGTTGGGCTCGTTGCACACGATGACTTTAGGTCAATCAGGACTGCAGATTTCGGGGAAGCAATCGTTGTGGATACCCGGAATATGTTCTAA
- a CDS encoding ABC transporter permease, translating into MSETIHVNISGLKRLQSRPPIGEYLRDIWRTRNFTLLNARTSANRNGRDTFLGRIWVLLDPLLQTAFYGFIFGVILQVSKGMDNFPGFLAIGVVFFRITTRGITSGGNLVRRSRAMMSSFNFPRGAVVIGETLKNAIDGIVPAIVAIVLAILWQLDQPVHWTVIMVVPVYILAQFFCLGCSFVVARACAFVPDLKSLVSLVNRGLFFLSGVFFSIERFVNHPTLELLMKLNPVHQFLTAVRVSVLDGTIPTSFTWLYMAGWSFGLTILGFLYFWAAEGRYATLR; encoded by the coding sequence GTGAGTGAAACTATTCACGTCAACATAAGTGGATTGAAGCGTCTCCAGTCTCGGCCACCAATCGGAGAGTACCTCCGAGATATTTGGCGCACCAGAAATTTCACGCTGCTAAACGCCCGAACCAGCGCGAATAGAAATGGTCGAGATACATTTCTGGGGCGCATCTGGGTGCTGCTAGATCCTCTCTTACAGACTGCCTTTTACGGCTTCATCTTCGGAGTGATCTTGCAGGTGTCGAAAGGCATGGACAACTTTCCAGGCTTCCTAGCAATTGGTGTTGTCTTCTTCCGAATCACCACTCGAGGAATTACTTCGGGAGGAAATCTGGTTAGAAGATCTCGCGCGATGATGTCGTCGTTTAACTTTCCGCGCGGTGCGGTTGTCATTGGCGAAACATTGAAAAACGCGATCGACGGGATCGTACCCGCAATAGTAGCGATTGTGCTCGCAATCCTGTGGCAATTGGACCAGCCCGTTCACTGGACTGTGATTATGGTTGTCCCAGTATATATTCTGGCGCAGTTCTTCTGTCTCGGCTGCAGCTTTGTTGTTGCCCGCGCTTGTGCCTTTGTGCCGGATTTAAAGTCTTTGGTGAGTCTCGTAAATCGTGGCCTATTCTTCCTATCTGGCGTGTTTTTCTCCATCGAGAGATTTGTGAATCACCCCACGCTCGAATTGCTAATGAAACTCAACCCGGTGCATCAGTTTCTCACCGCAGTAAGGGTGTCCGTCCTCGACGGTACGATCCCGACTAGTTTCACATGGCTATATATGGCTGGTTGGAGCTTCGGCTTGACCATTCTAGGATTCTTATATTTCTGGGCAGCGGAAGGTCGATATGCAACTCTCAGATAG
- a CDS encoding ABC transporter ATP-binding protein: MQLSDRPVIVADGVGLTYRLSNSGSAYLLPFFGKGVDVEALKGVSFVIRRGESVGILGRNGSGKSSLLSILSGQIAATFGEVFVSSTPSLLSVSAALQGDLTGRVNARLGLLAQGMTRQESRRRAEDIGEWTELGEAFDRPLKTYSSGMKARLKFAIATETASEILMVDEALSTGDSTFAIKARERMANFLGDSGTVIVVSHSASTIRKQCDRVIWINSGVMVADGAVGEIAPIYEKWNKLRARKRIDEADALMDRTIAEFGQPEVHTFGSSS, translated from the coding sequence ATGCAACTCTCAGATAGGCCGGTGATTGTGGCCGATGGTGTTGGTCTGACTTATAGGCTGAGTAATAGCGGTTCAGCGTATCTGCTGCCGTTCTTTGGAAAAGGTGTAGACGTTGAGGCCCTTAAGGGCGTGAGCTTCGTCATCCGCCGCGGTGAATCCGTCGGGATATTAGGTAGAAATGGGTCGGGCAAATCTTCCCTATTGTCCATTTTGTCTGGGCAGATTGCGGCAACTTTCGGCGAAGTTTTTGTCTCGTCTACGCCTTCGCTGCTCAGTGTTTCTGCTGCACTGCAAGGGGACCTAACCGGGAGGGTCAATGCCCGCCTAGGATTATTAGCTCAGGGAATGACTAGGCAGGAAAGCAGGCGCCGCGCGGAGGATATTGGTGAATGGACAGAGCTAGGCGAAGCTTTCGACAGACCACTCAAGACCTACTCTTCAGGAATGAAGGCACGATTAAAGTTTGCAATTGCAACCGAGACAGCCTCTGAGATCTTGATGGTCGATGAGGCTCTTTCCACGGGTGACTCCACTTTCGCGATAAAGGCTCGGGAGCGGATGGCAAATTTTCTCGGTGATAGCGGAACTGTAATAGTCGTTTCCCACTCAGCCTCTACGATTCGGAAACAATGCGACCGAGTTATTTGGATCAACAGTGGGGTAATGGTGGCAGACGGCGCTGTCGGAGAAATTGCACCAATCTACGAGAAGTGGAACAAGCTGCGGGCGCGAAAGCGAATCGACGAGGCGGACGCTTTGATGGATCGCACTATCGCAGAATTTGGGCAACCCGAAGTTCACACTTTTGGTAGCAGCAGCTGA
- a CDS encoding nucleotide sugar dehydrogenase: MERTATIVGQGYVGLPLAQAAAKAGWKIWGLDTNAKTVEALNNGKSHVDDLSDDEIAEMISLGYEATVDPTCIANSQVVVVCVPTPLGDAGSPDLRAVEAATSTVGRHLRKGSTYILESTTYPGTTDNVCIPLLEGHSKFVAGKDFHVAYSPERVDPGSKKFGIVNTPKLVGGLDAESSAKAKEFYGSFIDTVVDIEGTKEAETAKLLENTFRHVNIALVNEMAQFCNELGINIWEVIRGASTKPFGFMRFNPGPGVGGHCIPIDPNYLSYEVRKELGYPFRFVELAQEINNSMPTYVVDRAVRLLNTEKKSLNSSNVLLLGITYKPNIADQRQSPAVPVAQRLLSLGADLHYHDPFVETWNVSDDPNDDEIKLGRVDDLNSAVEEADIVILLQPHADYDIEDLVNRADMFFDTVGITEGDQAHRL, from the coding sequence GTGGAAAGAACAGCGACGATTGTGGGACAGGGCTACGTTGGCCTGCCTCTCGCACAAGCAGCAGCAAAGGCGGGTTGGAAGATCTGGGGCTTGGACACCAACGCGAAGACCGTTGAAGCCCTCAACAATGGCAAGTCTCACGTCGACGACCTGTCTGACGACGAGATCGCCGAAATGATCTCCCTCGGCTACGAAGCCACTGTGGACCCGACCTGCATTGCGAATAGCCAGGTTGTAGTCGTTTGCGTTCCTACGCCGCTGGGAGACGCTGGCTCACCCGACCTGCGAGCGGTCGAAGCTGCTACATCCACTGTCGGTCGGCACCTGCGCAAAGGCAGCACCTACATTCTCGAGTCCACCACTTACCCTGGTACTACCGATAATGTCTGCATCCCCTTGCTGGAGGGGCACTCAAAATTCGTTGCGGGCAAAGACTTCCACGTCGCTTATAGCCCGGAGCGTGTTGACCCGGGCTCCAAGAAATTCGGCATTGTGAATACCCCGAAGTTAGTGGGTGGATTGGATGCGGAATCCAGTGCAAAGGCGAAAGAGTTCTACGGAAGCTTCATCGACACCGTCGTTGACATTGAAGGAACCAAGGAAGCTGAGACGGCAAAGCTACTGGAAAACACCTTCCGTCACGTCAACATCGCTCTCGTTAATGAAATGGCGCAGTTCTGCAATGAGCTCGGCATTAACATTTGGGAGGTAATCCGCGGCGCGTCCACTAAGCCGTTCGGATTCATGCGTTTCAATCCCGGGCCGGGAGTCGGTGGGCACTGCATCCCGATTGACCCCAACTACCTCTCGTATGAGGTGCGTAAGGAGCTCGGTTACCCGTTCAGGTTCGTCGAGCTTGCGCAAGAAATCAATAACTCGATGCCTACGTACGTAGTCGATCGTGCCGTGCGTCTGCTTAACACCGAAAAGAAATCGCTAAACAGTTCGAATGTGCTGCTATTGGGTATCACGTACAAGCCGAATATCGCTGACCAGCGACAGTCTCCGGCGGTTCCAGTCGCTCAGAGGCTGTTGTCTCTTGGCGCTGACCTGCATTACCATGACCCATTCGTCGAAACGTGGAACGTCTCTGACGATCCGAATGATGACGAGATCAAACTCGGCAGGGTTGATGACCTAAATAGCGCGGTCGAAGAAGCGGACATCGTAATTCTGTTGCAGCCTCATGCTGACTACGACATCGAAGACCTTGTCAATAGGGCAGATATGTTCTTCGACACTGTGGGTATTACTGAGGGCGATCAGGCTCATCGTCTCTAA
- a CDS encoding glycosyltransferase family 2 protein — MRELFKKFGRTQLITLVGVVFALSASVLAAFGKLTGTLLFLSAALLILIFITAVIHRYLVSTRAATNRQFEKVRKLIEEQSELNSVILSEASTRTAEQKRPVTPQESPKSSGREKAAPAKKEAPVRETSSAAPPLRSPMMSENDREVAVARAINRDPKSASRFALKVKSQRVRNSFARAASGYFYSYEQLISILRRLREDGLTDFETVKSWDADVLLALAQVLGNQRLTESDLDDARTILVVVAAVFGENKLSREDRLLLSEIVGECGDWETAAYILEALGLNRSNSVQYHFTLANQFAGVHGRASEWLEPVNEVFRTNGLSQVTFGQCDTTDLDQLQAESLKLRVEAHSQSLVSVIMPTYEGASRIRTALNSLVSQSWENLEILVVDDGSSDENISALKEIVADYPIAKLVLLEENGGAYAARNAGLRLAKGEYFTVHDDDDWSHPQKIASQVGHLIENPDLVGTTSKHARVTEDLRFTRINRRPEFAQNNMSSLLLRTEDARALGGWHEVNRGADEEFTLRLQKATGKKIGCCSDIPLSFTRTHDRSLTSGEILRGFQHPSRMLYHSAFTAVHNELSAEYMNPNVKALPADMERGKRGAHLGTFDFGYVLDAKASDFNQATALAELQRLDEMGYRVALVHHHSFDGATAPLVNPRVLELLEKTGVQFLSFQNAAHFDHLIIRDPRAFEFAEDTTSNVTANTVAVVSAAASSKSPIQERLARSALDGLCQVLGKRESEILLLNDWNGLAPFNSSQTHSLSTDAKPTVGRGPAPSSKQWPSKASEIKSAYAGNEVYDVVLVDNFDQSSSRIEKTLRQGADFVSGDTFDFVDFAEKIDFWVDMGPAHSEQSVEVLAALATGIVVMVRPGSEALYGDAVLYVKPDAVQSVVRRIVDFPELYKLQQERGTQYLPELWSESEFEGYIKNLREK, encoded by the coding sequence GTGCGAGAATTGTTCAAAAAATTTGGCCGGACTCAGCTGATTACGCTTGTTGGTGTCGTATTCGCCCTTTCTGCGAGTGTCTTGGCAGCGTTTGGGAAACTAACAGGTACGCTTCTCTTCCTATCTGCTGCGTTGCTGATACTGATTTTTATTACGGCAGTCATTCACCGATACTTGGTGAGCACGCGGGCAGCTACTAACCGGCAGTTTGAAAAAGTCCGGAAGCTTATAGAGGAACAGAGTGAGCTAAACAGCGTTATCCTTTCTGAAGCAAGCACAAGGACTGCGGAGCAAAAACGTCCGGTGACGCCTCAGGAAAGTCCGAAGAGTTCCGGTCGAGAAAAGGCTGCGCCCGCAAAGAAGGAAGCGCCAGTCCGGGAAACTTCATCGGCTGCACCGCCACTGCGATCGCCGATGATGTCTGAGAACGATAGAGAAGTGGCAGTCGCGCGAGCGATTAATAGAGATCCAAAGTCTGCCTCACGCTTTGCGCTAAAAGTAAAAAGCCAGCGCGTACGCAATTCTTTTGCGCGTGCGGCCTCTGGATACTTCTATTCGTACGAGCAACTGATTTCGATTCTGCGGCGATTGAGGGAAGATGGCCTCACAGATTTTGAAACGGTTAAAAGCTGGGACGCGGATGTCCTTCTTGCCCTGGCGCAAGTCTTAGGCAACCAGAGGTTGACCGAATCTGACCTAGACGATGCGCGGACAATTCTCGTTGTTGTAGCAGCTGTGTTTGGAGAGAACAAGCTATCCCGAGAGGATCGACTCCTCTTGTCGGAGATTGTAGGCGAGTGCGGCGACTGGGAGACCGCAGCTTACATTCTCGAAGCGCTGGGGCTCAATAGGAGCAACTCGGTGCAGTATCATTTTACTTTAGCGAACCAGTTTGCTGGCGTTCACGGACGAGCAAGCGAGTGGCTAGAGCCAGTCAACGAGGTCTTTCGAACTAACGGTCTTAGCCAGGTCACCTTTGGACAGTGCGACACGACTGACCTTGATCAGCTTCAAGCGGAGTCTTTGAAGTTACGTGTAGAGGCGCATTCCCAGTCGTTGGTGAGCGTTATTATGCCTACTTATGAAGGCGCTTCGCGTATTAGGACTGCACTGAATTCTCTCGTCTCTCAATCGTGGGAGAACCTTGAGATCCTTGTAGTTGATGATGGCTCCAGCGACGAAAACATCTCTGCATTAAAAGAGATCGTCGCGGATTACCCGATTGCGAAGTTGGTGCTCTTAGAAGAGAACGGTGGCGCCTACGCAGCCAGGAATGCCGGGCTTCGTCTAGCTAAAGGGGAGTACTTCACTGTTCATGATGACGACGATTGGTCCCACCCTCAAAAGATCGCTTCACAGGTTGGGCACCTCATAGAAAACCCCGACCTGGTAGGCACTACATCTAAACACGCCCGAGTGACGGAGGATCTCAGATTCACTCGAATTAACCGGCGCCCCGAGTTCGCACAGAACAATATGTCTTCTCTGTTGCTGCGTACGGAGGATGCCCGGGCTTTGGGCGGCTGGCATGAGGTGAACCGCGGGGCTGACGAAGAATTCACGCTTCGATTGCAAAAAGCTACTGGGAAGAAGATTGGGTGTTGCTCGGACATCCCGCTATCGTTCACACGTACCCACGACCGTTCACTGACATCTGGAGAAATTCTTCGGGGATTCCAACACCCGTCTCGGATGCTATACCATTCCGCATTCACTGCGGTGCACAATGAGCTAAGTGCGGAATACATGAATCCAAATGTCAAAGCGTTGCCCGCGGATATGGAGCGAGGCAAGCGAGGCGCCCACCTTGGAACATTCGACTTTGGCTACGTTCTTGACGCTAAGGCCAGCGATTTTAACCAAGCCACTGCGCTTGCAGAGTTGCAGCGTCTAGATGAGATGGGCTACCGAGTTGCCCTCGTGCACCACCATAGTTTTGATGGTGCGACCGCCCCTCTCGTGAACCCACGAGTATTGGAACTTCTCGAGAAAACGGGGGTGCAGTTCCTTTCGTTCCAGAACGCTGCGCATTTCGATCACTTAATCATTCGCGATCCAAGAGCTTTCGAATTTGCCGAAGATACCACTAGCAACGTAACTGCAAATACTGTGGCGGTGGTTTCGGCTGCGGCAAGCTCGAAATCTCCTATCCAAGAGAGGCTCGCGAGAAGTGCACTGGATGGTCTCTGCCAAGTTCTCGGTAAGCGGGAATCGGAGATTCTCCTATTGAACGACTGGAACGGGCTCGCGCCGTTTAACTCGAGTCAAACGCATTCTTTGAGTACGGACGCGAAGCCTACTGTTGGGCGAGGACCCGCGCCTTCATCAAAGCAGTGGCCCAGCAAGGCATCGGAGATCAAGTCTGCATATGCGGGTAACGAGGTTTACGATGTTGTTCTAGTCGACAATTTTGATCAATCGAGCTCTAGGATTGAAAAGACGCTGCGGCAGGGCGCTGACTTTGTGTCTGGTGATACGTTCGATTTCGTTGATTTTGCCGAGAAGATTGATTTTTGGGTTGATATGGGGCCGGCACACTCCGAGCAATCTGTGGAAGTGCTTGCAGCACTAGCCACAGGAATTGTCGTAATGGTTCGACCAGGTTCTGAAGCGCTTTACGGGGACGCTGTGCTCTACGTCAAGCCGGATGCAGTCCAGTCTGTGGTTCGGCGGATAGTTGACTTCCCAGAACTGTACAAGCTTCAGCAAGAACGTGGAACACAATATCTGCCTGAACTTTGGTCTGAGTCCGAATTTGAGGGTTACATCAAAAACCTGAGGGAGAAGTAG